The Apium graveolens cultivar Ventura chromosome 11, ASM990537v1, whole genome shotgun sequence genome has a window encoding:
- the LOC141698400 gene encoding protease Do-like 2, chloroplastic has product MSYIEGGQLSYLIIAGLVFTPLSEPLIDEECEDSIGLKLVTKARYSLSRFEGEQIVVLSQVLANEVNIGYEDMSNEQVLKFNGTRIKNIHHLTHLVDLCKDKYFVFEFEDNYLVILEREASSVASPCILKDYGIPFERSADLSEPYIDIIEENIATDQQNFGYSPVTS; this is encoded by the exons ATGTCATATATTGAAGGAGGTCAGCTGTCGTATTTAATAATTGCTGGTTTGGTGTTTACACCACTGTCAGAACCGCTAATAGA CGAGGAATGTGAAGACAGTATAGGG CTAAAACTAGTGACGAAGGCTCGCTATTCTTTGTCAAGATTTGAAGGGGAACAAATTGTGGTCCTATCCCAG GTCCTAGCAAATGAAGTAAACATTGGGTATGAAGATATGAGCAATGAGCAG GTTTTGAAATTTAATGGGACACGAATAAAGAACATACATCATCTTACTCATTTGGTTGATT TGTGCAAGGACAAGTATTTTGTTTTTGAATTTGAAGACAATTACTTGGTCATTCTGGAAAGAGAGGCATCTTCAGTTGCTTCACCCTGCATTCTAAAAGATTATGGAATTCCATTCGAAAGGTCAGCTGATCTTTCAGAGCCATACATAGACATCATTGAAGAAAACATTGCAACAGATCAACAAAATTTCGGTTACAGTCCAGTTACAAGTTAG
- the LOC141695912 gene encoding receptor-like protein EIX2, which yields MDIIRLSLARESFTNATCSGKEMEALKSFKQGLRDPSGRLSYWTGADCCQWSGIECDMSGNVIKIDIRNTFPSTTYRSSCLGGKINSSLLELEHLVYLDLSFNCFQGLRIPEFFGNLKNLRYLNLSFSSFGGEIPPHLGNLSSLHYLDLNADDFITPISYILSSAHLQWLSGLTSIKYLNMRNVELHSQGPDLLQALNMLPSLEELHLHSCNLDNLTVSHSYVNLTLLSVLDLSDNNMKSSIPEWISNLTGLTKLDLSNNYFYRYENIPRDCRDKASKENLDPVLYYGIEGRIPRSLGSLCGLKFLNLSGNLLTGELDEFLDSFTTVCPDNRLVTLSLSGNQLTGGIPSSIGKLKYLKQLHMSHNCFWGSLPETIGNLSFLQELDVSLNEMDGTIPKTLGKLSYITDLNLEDNHWQGVLTEDQLVDLKSLRYLYVSTDRVRTLVFNVTPEWNPPFRLWHLELYNCMVGPTFPAWIRTQSELNYVILHNTGIEDTIPEEWFADISSQVTRLQLTDNKIKGKLPQKLKFPEVETIDLRKNCFEGSLPHWFTNATYIFLQQNLLSGPFPDYISELTQLQILDVSENLLTGMIPTSLCKMIALEILSLRENQFSGKLPNCWSDFQMMRVLDMASNNLSGEIPSSVGLLPSLNILSLSNNSLSGEIPASLQNCTSLQSLDLGDNKFSGNLPLWIGIDSTELGILRLRSNKLTGIIPEQWCNLPNLNILDMAENSLSGVIPSCLGELRSMTHTTLGDSNLWVRYTFEEQILMLTKGREMKYSSTLRYVKTIDLSSNNLTGEIPHGITNLTALGTLNISRNCLAGSIPSDIGNMRWLETLDLSMNKLSGPIPQSISFLNSLSHLNLSYNNLAGKIPQGNQLQTLIDVSIFEGNPSLCGKPLLSKCGDSDGGSDVPMSKNPDEDFETELENLWFYCCGFVIGICSVWCTLWKKDQWREAYFRFFKLA from the coding sequence ATGGACATTATCAGGCTTAGCTTGGCCCGGGAAAGTTTCACCAACGCCACTTGCTCCGGTAAAGAGATGGAAGCGCTTAAAAGTTTTAAACAAGGGCTCCGAGATCCATCAGGAAGGCTTTCTTACTGGACTGGTGCTGATTGCTGCCAATGGAGTGGCATTGAATGTGACATGTCAGGGAATGTCATCAAGATCGATATACGCAATACATTTCCATCTACTACTTACAGAAGTTCATGTTTAGGTGGTAAGATAAACTCTTCTTTGCTTGAGTTAGAGCATCTAGTTTATCTGGACCTAAGCTTCAACTGTTTTCAGGGACTTCGGATTCCTGAATTCTTTGGAAATCTCAAGAACTTGAGATATCTAAATCTCTCTTTTTCGTCATTTGGGGGGGAAATTCCACCTCATCTTGGGAATTTATCTAGCCTGCATTATCTTGATTTAAATGCAGATGATTTTATTACTCCAATCTCATACATTTTATCATCCGCACATTTGCAATGGCTCTCGGGACTTACTTCCATAAAATATCTCAATATGCGGAATGTAGAACTACACAGCCAAGGACCAGATTTGTTGCAAGCACTTAATATGCTTCCTTCTCTTGAAGAGTTACACTTGCACTCATGCAACCTTGATAATCTCACTGTTTCACATTCCTATGTCAACTTGACCTTgctttctgtccttgatctctcTGATAATAATATGAAGTCTTCAATACCAGAATGGATTTCTAACCTCACCGGTCTTACAAAACTAGATCTCAGCAATAACTATTTCTATCGTTATGAAAATATTCCTAGAGATTGCAGAGACAAGGCCTCTAAAGAAAATCTTGATCCTGTATTATATTATGGAATAGAAGGTCGAATACCACGATCCTTGGGAAGTCTTTGTGGTTTAAAATTCTTGAACCTCTCAGGAAATCTTTTAACAGGCGAGCTGGATGAATTTTTAGACAGTTTTACCACAGTTTGTCCAGACAACAGATTAGTGACCCTAAGTCTGAGCGGCAACCAGTTAACAGGGGGTATACCAAGCTCAATAGGAAAACTCAAGTATCTGAAACAACTCCATATGAGTCATAATTGTTTCTGGGGATCTCTTCCGGAAACTATAGGAAACTTATCATTCTTGCAGGAATTGGATGTCTCTCTCAATGAAATGGACGGAACAATTCCAAAAACTTTAGGGAAACTTTCTTATATCACTGATCTGAACCTTGAAGACAACCACTGGCAAGGTGTTCTAACAGAAGACCAACTCGTGGATCTTAAAAGCTTGCGATATTTATATGTCAGCACAGATAGAGTGAGGACTCTGGTTTTCAATGTAACACCAGAATGGAATCCCCCTTTCAGGCTCTGGCATCTGGAACTATATAATTGCATGGTGGGACCTACATTTCCTGCATGGATTCGTACACAAAGTGAACTCAACTATGTAATCCTTCACAATACAGGCATTGAAGACACCATACCTGAGGAATGGTTTGCAGACATATCATCCCAAGTTACTCGCCTGCAGCTCactgataataaaataaagggaaaGCTGCCGCAAAAGTTAAAATTTCCAGAAGTTGAAACTATTGACCTGAGGAAAAATTGCTTTGAGGGATCACTGCCACATTGGTTTACCAATGCCACCTACATATTTCTTCAGCAAAATCTATTGTCAGGGCCTTTCCCAGATTATATCAGTGAACTGACACAACTGCAAATTCTTGATGTTTCCGAAAATCTTCTTACTGGTATGATCCCAACGTCCCTTTGTAAGATGATAGCTTTGGAGATACTGTCCCTCAGGGAAAATCAATTCTCTGGGAAGCTACCTAACTGTTGGAGTGACTTTCAGATGATGAGAGTTCTTGATATGGCGAGCAATAACCTATCTGGCGAAATTCCTAGTTCCGTTGGTCTCCTGCCTTCTCTCAATATATTAAGTTTGAGCAACAATAGTTTGAGCGGAGAGATTCCAGCGTCGTTACAAAACTGCACGAGCCTTCAAAGCCTAGATCTTGGAGATAACAAATTTTCAGGAAACCTACCACTGTGGATAGGAATTGATTCCACCGAACTTGGGATCCTGCGCTTGAGATCTAATAAGCTTACTGGAATCATCCCTGAACAATGGTGCAATCTTCCAAATCTTAATATCCTAGATATGGCTGAGAACAGTCTTTCAGGGGTGATTCCAAGCTGTTTGGGCGAACTGCGTTCAATGACTCATACTACGCTTGGTGATTCTAACCTCTGGGTTAGGTACACTTTCGAAGAGCAAATATTAATGCTGACTAAAGGAAGAGAAATGAAATATAGCAGCACTCTGAGGTATGTCAAAACCATAGATCTTTCCAGCAATAATTTAACAGGTGAAATACCACATGGAATAACAAACCTCACTGCACTGGGAACCTTAAACATTTCCAGGAATTGCCTCGCAGGAAGCATCCCTAGTGATATTGGAAACATGAGATGGTTAGAAACACTAGACCTATCTATGAACAAACTCTCCGGCCCTATTCCACAAAGCATTTCATTTCTGAACTCTTTAAGTCACCTCAATTTATCATACAACAATTTGGCTGGGAAGATTCCACAGGGAAATCAACTGCAGACACTCATTGATGTGTCTATATTTGAAGGAAATCCTTCATTATGCGGGAAACCGCTTCTGTCCAAGTGTGGTGATTCTGATGGCGGTTCTGATGTCCCAATGTCAAAAAATCCAGATGAAGATTTTGAAACTGAACTAGAAAACCTATGGTTCTATTGTTGTGGGTTTGTCATAGGTATATGCAGTGTTTGGTGCACTCTATGGAAGAAAGATCAGTGGAGAGAAGCATACTTTCGGTTTTTTAAGTTAGCTTAA